From the genome of Medicago truncatula cultivar Jemalong A17 chromosome 2, MtrunA17r5.0-ANR, whole genome shotgun sequence:
AGGCAAAGCAAGGTGGAACCATTGGTATTGTTGCACATACCTTTATGTATGAACCTCTTAGAGATGAAGAATGTGATAGACAAGCTGCAAACAGGGCCTTGGCTTTTGTCATAGGCTGGTAAGTCATTAAGAAGTAGTGAAATCCAAGAGAAGAGTTTTGCTTCTGGCTTAATAATTAATGTCTAATACATAAACTATTAAACATACAAATGGTCCTAGCAAACCACTATCTTTTCAATTTACTTTTTTCTATTAGTTGAAATTCAAATAGGCCTCACTATTTTGTTTGAACGTCAACTAGTAAGAGAGGGTGTGGGTGTTTCGAAGAAAGTGGTATAGTGTTTTACTAGCGCGTCTTGAATGTACATTATTAGTGAcatgaattaaaagaaaatggctCTATCGTTCTTTCTTAGTAACTTTTTCCGCTCTTCTGATGGCAAGGTTACTAGATCCCCTAGTTTTTGGCGAGTACCCTGCTGATATGCGCTCTATTCTTGGGAGCCAGTTGCCTAGGTTCTCATCTAAGGAGAAGAGCCTCCTAAGAGGCAGCCTGGACTTCATTGGCATCAATAACTACGGGGCTCTCTATGCCAAGGATTGCTACCTCTCTACTTGCCCTCTCGAAGCAGCTCGTCCAATAAAAGGCTTTTTGCAAACAACTGGGATGAGAGATGGCATTCCAATTGGTGATCAGGTACTCATATGTAGTCCAACTGTTTTTGTCATTGTGTTATATggtctatgaagcacggatacggacaccggacacgacgcGGATACTGACACACCGACACCGCTAATAATCCGAGgagtatccgtgcttcatagtatATGGTTATAACTTGTAAGTAATTTGTCAATTAATGTTTGataatggatttttttaaagattgagGAATGgctattatttattaaattgtgACATTAGTGGTCAATTTACAACTGTCACTGATAACATTTGAACTTTATGCCTTGAGATTACACGGTCTGGCTCTTACCAGTATGCTGAGACCTCATGAACAATTATTTGATAATCGGTTATGATTGTAATGAACATAAATATTGATATGATTTCCTTTATTTTGTGCAGACAGGAATGAAATGGTTCTTTGTAGTTCCAAAGGGCATGGAGAAGATTGTAGACtacataaagataaaatatcaTAACATGCCCATGTATATTACAGAAAATGGTGCGTGAATACTCAATAACATTATAtgatctcattttttttttatatgtttttgctTGATCACTTGTGTGATATCAAACACTTCAATATGAATTAAGAGATAAAGAAAGGAGTGACTATTTGAAGGTAGTTTTTTGGTATGTAAATTTGGGCTGGAGTTATGAATTGGTTAATATATCATGGATGACTGCTCAAAATTTGTTGCAGGATATTCTTCGCCACTCAACGCAGGCATGACAATGAATGATTTACTACATGATTTCAAACGGATAGAGTATCATAAAGCTTACCTTGCAGCTTTGCTTAGAGCCATGAGGTGAGTGATGATGAAAACAAATATATGAGTAGCAACCTTGTTTTCTATGAATGTTTTCAATTATACTTTGTTTGTTGACAGAGGCTAAATTTGATTATGTGCAGAAAAGGTGCCGATGTAAGAGGATACATGGTATGGTCATTGTTTGACAACTTTGAATGGAATAGTGGATATGATAAAAAATTTGGACTTTATTATGTGGATAGACAGACACTTGAACGGATTCCTAAACTTTCAGTTGAGTGGTTTTCTAGTTTCCTCAACAATACTAGTGATGATACCAACATAGAAGACTTGAGCAAGAAGTATAGAAGCAAATATGTAACAACTGCTGTTGTCTAagttattatttgaaaatgatcATGTAATTCATTCTCAATAttaattgataattgttaacaacatactatttattttattaagggAAGTTTATGTGAATTTCACTATTAACATAGGTTGATTCTGTTTGGATATTGACCAAACTGCAGTATTAATGTGCGGCTACTTGATGCTTTAATTTGCGAGAAACCTTACTTGGACAACAATTTTGTTGTCCAACACCGTATTTATTTAAGGTGTAgatacaatttcattttttcagtGGTTATAAGTGATGTAATTTTATATGGTGTCAAATACGTTGTCAACttttagatgttcaaataaaaCCCCTATTAACTTATAGCTTAATGAAAGTACTATCAAATTTCATTGAGATGCAAGCAagattaattgattttgttgtgtttggaGTTTCTCgactataattgattttgtctcTAGAATTAATTATATCTTGAGATTAAGATTTGTTATTTTTGCCTCTAAAAGTGATTTATACACTCAAATTCATTATTTAACCCATTTCCTTTAAGGttatcaaacataaatcaatttacttaactttatttttaaccaaaagCACTTTTTGACTAAACCAAATGCACACCAACAAAAGAGAGATATGATCCCTCTTGATATGTATTAAGGTTTATGAGTGGTTTAGAGAATTGGCACATAGGTAGGTTTGGCATTGGAAATTTAGGTGGAGAAAAGCTTGTCTGTAGTGGAAGGTTCAGTGTCATTTGATTTGCTTTCATTTGGGTAATGTGGAAAGGTTGGTAATGATTTCCTTTGTTTGTCAATTGTAATGTAATCTAGTCATTAGCTTTCCATTAATATCAATGATTAAGACTTTTACTTATGAAAGTTGTAAGAGCATTCTATGTGAAAAGATCATACTTAGTGCAATCTTTGATgctttaatattaaatttttagatCTTCAAAAACTATATTATCAATTTTTCACTAACAATAACTAAGAAAATTTATTCTTTGTGCAACTCTATAGAGATAATTGAAATGAATTCTTCTAAAAACTCTTAAGAATGGATGAACATGatataattgtgtttttttttttaaaacccagTTTCTGATCTAAAACATGATTAATTCAAGACGTTGAATCCCATAGTTCATTTGGGAGTGGTCAATTGAGACGGTAAAAATGAATTCTAAGAACAAATTGATAAAATCCAAATCTTAAATGTAAGATCCTAATGATTTGGAGTATAATCCTATAAACAAAAGGAATTGCTATGAATATTTAAGAGAGATTAAAAATAGAACTCGAATTTAGAGAGAAGCACACTCGAGTCAGAAGGAAGCCGACACCACTAAACTGACATTGAAATTCCTATATGATGTTTTAACAAACATATTAGTATGTTAGTGCACCAAAAATTAATCAATGAAATCTGGATGTGTTTCGATTAGAGGTGgacaaaaataaccaaaaactgAACTGAACCGGTTAACCGAAGTGAACTAAACTAAAATTAACTGAACTATTGTATGAGTTATTGAACTGAAccgttattttaaaaacaattcaCTAACTAAACCAAACGGTTATTAAACTCGGTTAATTGTTGTGAACCGAACTTAACCATTACATCTCAATTCAGTTCTCACTATTCTGGaaaattttcacacaaaaatcaTGAACCAAACCCTTTTCTAAACCCTactttcatttcaatttcaatccaaTTCACCTCTTCTTCTCTGATTCTCACTCAATCGAAGCTAGCTCACATGAACGGAACCGAAATGTGACCTCATTGATTTTGCGATTCTCACTCTTCTTCTTCTGGACTTTTCTGCGATTCTCACTTTCACCTCTTCTGCGATTCCTAAGGTATAAATTAGTTTATGGGTATGATGTTTTTTGAGTTTCATTTTTGGGtatatt
Proteins encoded in this window:
- the LOC25487363 gene encoding beta-glucosidase 18 isoform X1, with protein sequence MKMQKWFMHVVFTLFCFSLLHVQSSHKVDDEINRSQFPNGFLFGTSTSSYQIEGAAFEDGKGLSNWDKFSHTPGMINNDENGDIANDHYHRYLEDIKLMSSLGINVYRFSISWTRILPRGIYGDINPSGVMFYNNLIDNLLLRGIEPFVTIHHQDLPEELEQRYGGWLSPLIQRDFVHFAEICFKSFGDRVKYWVTINEPNLVADFGFMRGTYPPGHCSPPFGNCYTGNSDVEPLLAMHNMLLSHAKAVDLYRKQYQAKQGGTIGIVAHTFMYEPLRDEECDRQAANRALAFVIGWLLDPLVFGEYPADMRSILGSQLPRFSSKEKSLLRGSLDFIGINNYGALYAKDCYLSTCPLEAARPIKGFLQTTGMRDGIPIGDQTGMKWFFVVPKGMEKIVDYIKIKYHNMPMYITENGYSSPLNAGMTMNDLLHDFKRIEYHKAYLAALLRAMRKGADVRGYMVWSLFDNFEWNSGYDKKFGLYYVDRQTLERIPKLSVEWFSSFLNNTSDDTNIEDLSKKYRSKYVTTAVV
- the LOC25487363 gene encoding probable inactive beta-glucosidase 14 isoform X2 → MSSLGINVYRFSISWTRILPRGIYGDINPSGVMFYNNLIDNLLLRGIEPFVTIHHQDLPEELEQRYGGWLSPLIQRDFVHFAEICFKSFGDRVKYWVTINEPNLVADFGFMRGTYPPGHCSPPFGNCYTGNSDVEPLLAMHNMLLSHAKAVDLYRKQYQAKQGGTIGIVAHTFMYEPLRDEECDRQAANRALAFVIGWLLDPLVFGEYPADMRSILGSQLPRFSSKEKSLLRGSLDFIGINNYGALYAKDCYLSTCPLEAARPIKGFLQTTGMRDGIPIGDQTGMKWFFVVPKGMEKIVDYIKIKYHNMPMYITENGYSSPLNAGMTMNDLLHDFKRIEYHKAYLAALLRAMRKGADVRGYMVWSLFDNFEWNSGYDKKFGLYYVDRQTLERIPKLSVEWFSSFLNNTSDDTNIEDLSKKYRSKYVTTAVV